Genomic segment of Myxococcales bacterium:
CTCGGAGGCGATCAGCCCGAGCTGCTCGGCGAGAAGGACGATGCGCCGGTCGGGCGGAAGCGGTGGGCGTGGTTGCTGGCGCACGTGTTCGCGGCCGATGTCGAGACGTGCCCGCGTTGCTCCGGCCCGATGAGGTGGGCGGAGGTCGCCACGAGCGCGCGGCCATCACGCGGCTGATTGCGGAGCACGAGGACGGCCTCGGATCGAGAGCGCCGCCCACGGCGAGAGTCCCCGTCCGCGTGCCCGAGCAATTGGGGATGGGGTTCGGGGAGGGTGAGGCGACCGGCGACTTCGCTGGGGGCGGAGGTGTGTCGCGCGCGCTTGGCGAGGGTGATCGAGCTCGGCAGAGGACCCGGCGAGCCCAATCGGCGCCCGGCGAGCCCAATCGGCGCCGGGGGTCGGGGTGCGGGAGGTGATCTCGACCCGAAGCCGTCGAGCGCGTACTCTCGGCTTGGTGGGTTTTGGCAGTTCAAATGCCCTATGCGCACACCTGGACGCCGGCTCGGCTGAAGCAAGAGCTGCAGAAGGGCGGCGTGCGCCTCACCAGCGACACCGGGGGCGAGATCGTCGCGCATCTGATCAATCGTGCGCTCGACGCCGGCGCGGCGAGCCTGTTTCTGGCGATGCGTCAGGCGCTCGGGCAAGTGCGCGGCGCCTACGGGTCGGTCTGCTCGTCCCCTGAAGAGACGTGCGCGCGCTTTCACCTGGCCTAGCTTGCCGCCCAGAACCGCATCGACGCGCACCTCGGCGCGTCTCGCTTGGCGTCTCCGCCAATGGAGATGACCAGGCCGGGCTTCTGGCGCAGCGTGCCCGCGATTCGTACCTTGCTCCCCGACGGTTGGGCAGGCAGCTCGAACAGGAGCATGCCCTTGTTGGCTTCCGTG
This window contains:
- a CDS encoding transposase, which translates into the protein MERLAKYITRPPIAQDRLERRQDGRLELIFKKVWRDGTRALVLEPHDLIARLVAAVPPPRFHMLRYFGVLSSHSSRRALVVPKPPVDAACHKPPPARRRSARAARREGRCAGRAEAVGVVAGARVRGRCRDVPALLRPDEVGGGRHERAAITRLIAEHEDGLGSRAPPTARVPVRVPEQLGMGFGEGEATGDFAGGGGVSRALGEGDRARQRTRRAQSAPGEPNRRRGSGCGR